Sequence from the Panicum virgatum strain AP13 chromosome 5N, P.virgatum_v5, whole genome shotgun sequence genome:
caattttggcaggctcggctcggctcgttatgctcgatttgaagttgaatatcaaacaacgcgggagactataataaatacgaatatattgatttcgaaGAAAGCTCAAAAAAAGTCGAGACTCGGCTCGATTCTAGCCCTAATCGAAATCCTCCGCAGACTAGCTCGGACTCTCCTATCAGCGCGATGGCGACGCCCCCAGCGGCAACACCATAGTGCTCGAGGCGACTATGATCTACATAGGCATCTCGGAGTGACCTCCCAACCGCTTCTCCAACAACGAATCTCGATCTTGGACTAATCTCCTCCGACCACACTCGCCGGGGCACCGTCACACCTCGGGCAAACTAAGATCCCCACGATCAGCACCCGAGTCACGCCCTCGAGGGAtcaagcctctgcagggctgatgcaaatccctacaaaggctcgggggctactgtcgggtaccataattaggggcATCCTAATTAGGGGACTCAATCACCCTTAAAATGCAAAACACATGTTAGACAAACGGGCACACGAAGGCCAACAGTCTCCTTCAAATCCGAAGAAAAGGataggactcaaagaagcccaatccacGACCCAAGTACACAGTACGGCCCATCCGAGCCTCCACGAACCCGCggagcaatctccgcctcgctcgagggctccccgccgagaccctcaACAGCACCccacgtctccgcctcgctcgagggtagcgagcttACCCTCGGGAAAGCGGATCAACCCcatctcgctcgaggccacccctcgatggAAAGCACAAACGGCCATCCGCTCActcgcccgccgtacggaggcattaaaagcTAACAACTCCGTCACAGCGctcgggtcagacggcgtcaggccaccactccgcacagtggctgtgaccggggtCCTATCCACCAACTCCGGTCATTGCTCAGCCATCCCCGGTGCTGTGGcgccactgtgggaacctgcgacgcgctGTGCAAACGTGCGCGGCGCTGCCCCTTTTCCACTGTGCTTCCTACTCCGTGTACCTCCTCTGCTGCAAGCCCCTCGaatggcatgggcacgaccctcgggcgCGGCCCGAGCCTTGACCAGATCAAGACCCCgtctgcaggaccctcggaatgCCGCCACGTTAAGCGCAGGGGACGGTACCCTCTACAGGAGCAACCATGCCGCCCGCTAGAGCTGCCAGGACGCCAGCGTGATCTCCGCGAGATCAGGACGTCGCCCAGGACAAccgccacgcccggcgccatgtTCTTcagtgccccacagtgtactttctacagtagtcACCCACTACGCatccccgattcggggagaagacgactaTTTTAGATCTCCCCGTGCATGTACTCCGCCCCtctttgtgtctataaaagaggGAGGCGGGCACCATCTGCTACAGATCTCATCTCCAGCACTCAACGCGACTCGCAGAACACACACCCGCTCTCTGAAGCCCCGGTATTGGCACTTGGCTCAATcatctcctcctctagcagagacttggtaACTTCCTTCCCTTTCTCatctcgcttgtatcccctactacaggcacctccagtacaagatagtacagtgcactcgcacactaTTTACTGGATGTACGGTCCCGCGGCCGAAATCATAATAAATCCGTAGTTCctgtattgcctcttgcatcaacagcAGCGATATTACTAGTTGGTTTCGTCCCCCGTCTCGTCGCGGCTTCGattccgccccccccccccccccgtcttCCTCTTCTtagctcctcctcccctccgccTTCCCGTCCCGGTACGTACGCCGCCGTGCCTCCCCGTCCTCGTTCGTTCTTTCCCTCTTTCCCGCTTGCCAAGATGCCGCCTTTTTCTTCGACCCGCACCGCCGGCGAGATTGCTTCGTCGGTTCCACCGCATTGGGAGATTTTTCTTGCTGGGGGGTGGCGCTTTGCCTGGTTAAGCCCGATTGGGTGCGCTCAGTTTtgaattcttttttttcctctgtGTAATGACGGTCTGTTCAAGACGCGCAAATCTGGGAGTCGGTTCGACATGCCATGTATCGAGGTTTTGTTCTTCAGGCGTGGCGTTCTGTTTCTTGACGTGCAACAATCATTACCTTGTCCAGCCTAGTTTGAAGCCGGGAATCAAAAATGAGGAGAGGGAAGACAGACGAAGTTTGAATTTTGTCCATGGTGTTTAGCTGTTTGGGTGGGTGGTTCATGCGGAACGAAGAGTAGTGTAGGAGTAGGACCACTAGGCCGCCTTACCTATATGATTTGCAGACTTTATAAATTCAAAATGCGCGGTGTTGCTCATCCACCTGCAAACGCCggatgtctttttttttcggTTGGTGCTCTGTCTCTTTGTCGGCCTCTTTGTCTGTACGTGGATTGTGGGGAGCTAAACTCTCCCTTCTTTTTTCCGGGAACGCGCGAGAGATTCGCTCGCAGACGGTATATTCAATGTTGATCCTATTCATCATTCAGTTTGGTTGAGCACGTTTCTCAGTAATTTGCGCAatctttgttctttttttgaaaaactgaGCTGAAACGTTTGTTTATTCCTATGTTGAGTTAGAAGACAAAACATTCATGCATTTTCTTCCGAGGCGTTTGAAGTAGGAAAGTAATAGGGAAAAAGGTTTCTGTGGAAAGGGTGGTATATACTTGGTAAAGATCAATTTGACGAAGCATTTGCTCACTGTTCCACCTTTTTTCTTCAATTTGTGCCTCAGGTCTGGAACAGAGATGGGTGTCTTCGGTGGAACACCTCCTCCAACCTGCCCCTCGTCCCGGCACTGCGCAGAATGGGCCCGAACCTACCTGAAGTACTGCTTGTGCAGCCAGAAGGACAGTGCTGCCCTGGCACTTGGGCTGATCAGTGTGATAAGCTGGGGCGTCGCCGAGGTGCCGCAGATAATAACAAATTACAGACAGAATTCAACAGAAGGGCTCTCTATCGCTTTTCTAATGACCTGGATAGTTGGGTATGCTGTTCCACTTGTCTTCTGCTCCTCGATGTGATTATTGTTGTTTCACACATGTCTTGTGGTCTTTGGATGTGATTATATTGTGTCATGATAATTGTAGTTGTACACCGATGTTATGTGCGATACCCTGTCTAATTTTCCTTGTTATTCTTCTATAATTGTACAGGGATTTGTTTAACCTTGTCGGCTGCTTCCTGGAACCTGCTACTGTAAGATCtgtttcttgtcctttttctgaGCCATTTCAAAGATAACTTGACACATCGATGTTGTAGGGCATTAAAAATTTTGTATCTAATTTAATGAATAATAGTTTTGTCTTTGATAGAATACCTGTTTCTCGTTAAATATAATATCATTATTTGGTATAGTGTAATGAGGTGTTATTATTCCTACATATGGGGATTATTCCACTCATTTCTGCCAGCCTGTGCTATTCCCTGAAGGCGTGAACCAGCATTATTGAGCTTAGATTGTAAATTTGCAATTATCTGTGAACCACAGAACCAGCATACTGTTGTCCTATGAAATAGGGACACTTAGACAAGAATTCCAATTCTAGGTCTGAAAAAGACATGTTCCAATAGATCTACTGTGTTCTCTGTAATCATGTGGCATCTACTGCTCTGATGTTTGCTTGCCAATAAGTTGCTCTATTATGAATTTATATACTAACCTTTTCCTGTTTGATGAGCTGAAATCTATCCATGAGATTACACGAGATTCGGTTTTTGAAATATGTGTCTATTTtaatattttcattttatttatgTTGCAGCTGCCGACCCAGGTTTGCGTGGCATTGGTAAGGCATAATACCAAGTTTTTGGACTTGTATTATTTTGATTCCTGCAGCCGAATGATTAAACCTAGCTTTTGTAATGCAGCTGTATACAATAACTACTGTGATCCTAACTGGACAGACGATATACTATAGCCACATCTACCACCATCTTAAAGCAAAGGAATCCAGGGCAACCAGCAAGGTGACTACCTCAAAATTTGTGTAGATAATCTGCATCACCTTTGCAtggataatttttttaatatattgGGAAAATAATGCAACAATCTGTTAACAATTGTAACACTGCAACCACATATATCTTGTACTTATGGATTCATTTATTCATAAATTGTGTCACCCATATCTTAGTAGTTTATTAGTGCTCTTCATATGCTGTGAGGCGCCCTGGTAGGACATTGCTGTCAGTTGTCTTATTAGATTATTCTTTATGAAATGCGagtatttatttgtttttaggccAGATTCACTTGATATTGCCACAGAACTTAAACTACTACTGTATTCTAAATAAATTCTCTCCTCTTCTTTTGGGGATCCTCATGATTTTCCGCCTCAGAAGCATCAGCGAGGGGATACTTCATTATGTGAGAAGCTTTTGGGTGCCAAGGATGGTGGGGCATCCAGAAACAACCACCAGTCAGATGCTACAATTCCTATTCCAAGCTCACCTATTCCTGTTAATACGAAATTTGCCGAACAATACCATACTCCAAGCAGCCCCACCTCAGACTACTACTATATGTAATGTTCTTAAGCTACTAATGTTCGAACAATGTTAGATgcattatttcttttctttacttgtatggtacTGATAGGCCAATGGAGTATGCTCTTAAGTGGCTACTGTGCTAGATGATGCTGTTTTTCCTATTGCTTGCGGACTAAGAAATATGCAAACAGACACAGATTGATCAGGAGCGTTTAACTTTTAGTTGATTTTACAGGTCAGCTAGATCTTTATCAAGGAGTCCAGTGCCAACTGCAGGTACATGGTTGGGCAATAGTCGTCAGTCATCAAGTACGCCTCCACAAACGAATGGCCAAAGCGAACCTTTAATTGGTGAGATCACTACAGCACAATCTGCATCTCCTACTAGAACGAAAAATGCCCTCTCCGTGGTAAGTTAATCTGCGACCAACTTTTTACTTTATTTCCTGAGGTTGGAGCTACAAAAGTGATGTAATTCAGGTACTGTGGCTGGGTCTTCTGTTCAGCACATGTCTCTTGCACCTTTTAGTTGGAAACACACATAGGGAGGTGCCAAGTGGAACTGTCATACCAGTGGGAAGAAGACTTTTACTGTTTAAGGTAAGCTGATATTTGCTTTCCAGTTTCAGACTTGTGGTTTGTGGCAGAACCCGGTACCCGaagcattttgcaccaagtaaATTGACCGATTTAAAAGACCTGTAACTTGAATGACGATTAACATGACCAATTAATTTGTTCATGCAtcgcaggatgatcaaggacaTTCATCTCTCAGCCATGGCAGCAGAAGTGAAATTGGAAGCTTTCTTGGTTGGGCAATGGCAATAATCTATATGGGTGGACGGCTGCCCCAGATTTTCTTAAATGTGAGTCACCACAAACAATTGAACACTTttcttattatatttttttaatggaAAATACATCTTTGGCACTACATTACCAGGATGGCTGTGCCACATAGTCGCTATAGTTCAGTACTTCTGTGGGATGATGGGTGGAAAATGTCTATGTGAGGAAACCGTAGCCGATCATTCACCTACATTCCTATTGTACATCTTCTTAATGGTTTTCCTGTTATCAATAGGTAGATGTTCTAGTTAAAATTAGGCAAGTCTCTGTCTGAGTGATTGCACCATGTTCTGACCTTTCTTTATTACCCTGCAGATGCAAAGAGGCCATGTTGAGGCAAGTTTGGTTCACCTCCTATATTCTCCAATTTGTTGCTACTGCAGGCGATACCTGATACCTCCACTTTTTCTTATGCTGTTTGTAATTTTGCACATTTCACTAACACTTCATGTCACAgagataacaaaaaaaaaacggtACAAATCATCCAGATAAAGTTAGGTGAAAAGATGATAATTATATAAATTTATCCAATTGTCACCTGCTATGGTAGGTCATTTGGTAGATTTTTTTTCCTATGATGGCTAACTAATATGGCTTGTAATTCTGTTCAGGGGCTCAATCCATTAATGTTTACCTTTGCTTTATTGGGGAATTCGACATACTTAGGAAGGTAACTCATGATTCACGAACCCAACTTTCACATATTTATTCCATTTTTTTCAATAGTATCTCACCAATCTAATATGAGCAATCCATCTTTTCTTCTGATGTGATATTGAAACTTACTGGCATGTTGTACCGTCCGTCCTCACGGTTCTTTTCCAATGCAGTATACTTGTAAATAGCCTGGAATGGTCAAAACTTAGGCCAAATCTGCCTTGGCTTGTAGATGCTGGAGTATGTGTTTTACTGGACTCTTTTGTATCCTTTTCACCTTTTCTCCTATGAGCATCAAGCTGTTTCTAGCTACTTTTTAATCTTAGTGTGTCTATTCTGCATTAAATATCTGAACAACTGTACATCCAAGACCCTTAACTATGTTTCTCAGATTATTCTCCAGTTCCTTTATTTTCATTACCGGAAGCAAAATAAGCCTTCAGATGAGCACGACAATGCAGATAAAGCTTAGTCGACAGCAAGAGAGAAATCCCTTTCCTTCTTCAGGGCAAAAGGTATATTCTTTGTTGTTATGAATATTTGTTATGCTACAATTCTTGTTTGGTGGAGCCTTAATGCATCTGCCATTTTCTGCTTCATGTATTTTTTCTGCTTCATATATGAGATCAAATAGAACTTGTTAAACTGGATAAAAGCAGGTCATGTAGCTTCTGATAAGACTGCACACTTGGATTCAAAAAGCTAAtctgaaaactagcacatgttaATCTGATAAGTTGTTGCCAGTCAGCAGTTATACGGCCACCTTCCCTAgttggtgtttttttttgtccaGTCTTCGCACAAAAAACTAGGCCGGTACTtgtattttctttatttttcttctaataaAATTTGTGGCAAGGATTTTGCCACCCTTTCGAAAAAGAGAACCTAGTGCAGCCTAAAACCGTGTCGAACTCCTATCTGGAGATAGAACGTGCACATTCAGCATCTCATTTCGCTGTATTTCTGCATTTTCAGACCTGATGGTACCTCCTCCCATACTCTGGTGGTCCCTCATTTCTGAGATGTGCTAGCGTTCATTTGATCCTCGGAAGAGCTCACTGAATTTTCTGGGCCGTTGTTTCAGAAGTTGGTGCCTGGAGGGTGATTCAGAGCGCGCATCATGTGGAGACGCTTCAGGCAGTTTTTATGTTCCGTTCTGATGCACCAATGTTTTGTTTATTGTCTGAACTAGTGGATGGCGCGCGCATGGTATGTGTAAATGGTGTCTTCTGTGTGCAGAGAATAGTATCAGTTATCCTAAAGCATTATATGTGAGTTTCTTATGTTATTGCTAATTCCAATTTGGCATCCATCACACAACACGCACTGCCTCCATCACAATACCCCCTACTTCAGAATAGTATGTGAAAGTGTACCGTGAGGAGGCAGCATTAGAAGAAATTGGCTGCCTCGACGACAACGCAGGCTGAGgaggcgcagcagcagcactgtCACTGTCATGACGGGGTGGGCTAAACAACAACGGCCTGGGGAGGAGCCTAAAGCCGGTGGCGACTGGCGACACGACAAGGATGCTGTGGTGGTGTCGGCACGACGGAGCGTTCTGCGAAACGACGACGCTTACTCGTGAGGAGGATTCGCTGCTAGGGCGGTAGGAAAAATGGAGTGCGATGCAGCGGGGCTATTGGGGAGGATGCTGCGCCGGCACGAAGGGATTGACCCGAGGAGTCCGCGGGTCCATGGAGCGGGGGAGATTTGGTATTCGAGGTGGTGGGTCGATGCTTCAATTGTCTTGCCTACGACCATGTCGCCGCCAGATGCACCTTCCCTTCGAGCCGCAGGGCACGGCGGATCTCCGGATGCTGAACTATTGGGCTGCCCGGCCCGTCCTACTAGTCCAAAAGCAATCATATTTGCTCAAAAAGAAAGAGCAATGATATCTATCGTCTGGTCCTCCCGCTTGCATTCCGGCCTCCACAGTCTGTCgggccaccgcccgccgcctccgctggaGCGTGGATCCTGCGCCTGTGCTGGAGCCCGCCATCTCCGCACCGCACGACGCCTGCGCTTGAGCCCCAGACCCTAAGGGCACGCCGTGACTctcgctgcagctgcagctgcagccacCCAGGCCAGAGGCGCACCAGCCGACCAGCCCCGAGCTGCACGGCACCGGCCCAAGTGCAacagcggcgcgccggcgggcggctgcTCCAAtggaggaattggtgggggacATTGTTCGCAGCGATGCGGGCGAGCAGACGGCATGCGCTGGCCATAACTGTTTTATTACATTACAATTTATATATTACACTCCAAGTCACTAACTGATTTATTCTTCAAATTTATAAGTTTCTTAGCTCTTGGAATGTTGGATTTTAGTCTTTAATTTGGACACCTTGTTCAGTTGGTCTTTGTTGAATTAACAGATTATTATCTTTAAAGAGTTTTTCTCTGATGCTCTCTTTCATAAAGTTTGCACGAATCTTAAAGCAATtagcatttaatttaattattttttgatTGGGTTTAGTCTGGGCCCGGCCCTACCCGTGCCCTAGTGAAGCCCGGTCCAAGTCCAAATCCAAGTCTGTCGGGCCCCCCATCCCTCACCCACTCTGTCCGCTGGGCGCTGGATCGCTGGTGGCCATTTTTCTTGCGCGATGGAGGtcggacggccgccgccgccgccggcggcggcggcctctctCCATCGCGCCATGCCCCACTAACCCGCGCCCCCACCCCACGCCTTCCGTTGCGTTTGCTGGCCAGCCATTTTTCTCGCGCCGAGTGAGGTctgacggccggcggcggcgcgcttcgATCCGATTTcatcggctgcggctgcggcaacCTCGGGCGTCGATCCATTTTCa
This genomic interval carries:
- the LOC120676924 gene encoding uncharacterized protein LOC120676924, which produces MGVFGGTPPPTCPSSRHCAEWARTYLKYCLCSQKDSAALALGLISVISWGVAEVPQIITNYRQNSTEGLSIAFLMTWIVGDLFNLVGCFLEPATLPTQVCVALLYTITTVILTGQTIYYSHIYHHLKAKESRATSKKHQRGDTSLCEKLLGAKDGGASRNNHQSDATIPIPSSPIPVNTKFAEQYHTPSSPTSDYYYMSARSLSRSPVPTAGTWLGNSRQSSSTPPQTNGQSEPLIGEITTAQSASPTRTKNALSVVLWLGLLFSTCLLHLLVGNTHREVPSGTVIPVGRRLLLFKDDQGHSSLSHGSRSEIGSFLGWAMAIIYMGGRLPQIFLNMQRGHVEGLNPLMFTFALLGNSTYLGSILVNSLEWSKLRPNLPWLVDAGVCVLLDSFIILQFLYFHYRKQNKPSDEHDNADKA